The following are from one region of the Oncorhynchus keta strain PuntledgeMale-10-30-2019 unplaced genomic scaffold, Oket_V2 Un_contig_4255_pilon_pilon, whole genome shotgun sequence genome:
- the senp8 gene encoding sentrin-specific protease 8 — protein MDPVVLSYQDSLLRRSDVALLEGPHWLNDQVIGFAFEYFAAELFKGLGEAAIFISPEVTQFIKCAACPEELALFLEPLGLASRRWVFLAVNDNSIQTAGGSHWSLLLFLRDGGHFAHYDSQSGGNSLHARRIATKLEPLLGSGKKVPFVEEPCPLQQNSYDCGMYVICNAEALCERARVEGSPRLPVQTITPAYITQKRLEWCRLIQRLDRD, from the coding sequence ATGGATCCCGTTGTGTTGAGCTACCAGGACAGCCTCCTGCGGCGCTCTGATGTGGCCTTACTGGAGGGCCCTCACTGGCTCAACGACCAGGTCATCGGCTTTGCCTTCGAGTACTTTGCTGCTGAGCTCTTCAAGGGCCTTGGCGAAGCGGCCATCTTCATCAGCCCCGAGGTCACCCAGTTCATCAAGTGTGCTGCCTGCCCGGAGGAACTAGCCCTGTTTCTGGAGCCGCTGGGGCTAGCTTCCCGGCGCTGGGTCTTCCTGGCTGTGAACGACAACTCCATCCAGACTGCCGGCGGCTCTCACTGGAGCCTGCTGCTGTTCTTGCGCGACGGCGGCCATTTTGCCCACTACGACTCGCAGAGTGGTGGCAACTCGCTTCACGCCCGGCGGATCGCCACAAAGCTGGAGCCCTTACTGGGGTCGGGGAAGAAAGTGCCCTTTGTGGAGGAGCCCTGTCCTTTGCAGCAGAACAGCTATGACTGCGGCATGTATGTGATCTGTAACGCAGAGGCCTTGTGTGAGAGGGCCAGAGTGGAGGGCTCGCCTCGCCTCCCTGTCCAGACCATCACCCCGGCCTACATCACACAGAAGAGGCTAGAGTGGTGCAGACTGATCCAGAGACTGGACAGAGATTGA